One Methanolobus sp. WCC4 DNA segment encodes these proteins:
- a CDS encoding HEPN domain-containing protein: MRLELMDKRSRFEDFETEYRDSKAYLRRARQFQREGQDHSVVFNVASLALERYLVALCYLYDMEPYNHNYTCLMDTVEMFMEVPEELNKEIRSLDKIFDICSLDDYFHGDPEVSDMERILSMCDEVEGLFDQEKIEAIRESLKEECD; encoded by the coding sequence ATGAGACTGGAACTTATGGATAAGAGGTCAAGATTCGAGGATTTTGAAACGGAATATCGTGATTCAAAAGCCTATCTTCGAAGAGCAAGGCAGTTCCAGCGTGAAGGACAGGACCACAGTGTGGTCTTCAATGTGGCCTCGCTTGCACTCGAAAGATATCTTGTTGCCCTTTGCTATCTGTATGACATGGAACCCTACAACCACAATTATACCTGCCTTATGGATACGGTAGAGATGTTCATGGAGGTTCCGGAAGAACTGAACAAAGAGATCCGGTCTCTGGACAAGATATTCGATATCTGTTCCCTTGATGACTATTTCCACGGCGACCCCGAGGTTTCTGATATGGAACGCATCCTTTCAATGTGTGATGAGGTTGAGGGTCTGTTCGATCAGGAAAAGATCGAAGCGATAAGGGAATCTTTGAAAGAAGAGTGTGATTGA